A window of Pan paniscus chromosome 10, NHGRI_mPanPan1-v2.0_pri, whole genome shotgun sequence contains these coding sequences:
- the LOC103786383 gene encoding ATP synthase mitochondrial F1 complex assembly factor 1: MAAVVVAAAGGAGPAVLQVAGLYRGLCAVRSRALGLGLVSPAQLRVFPVRPSSGRPEGGADGSGVGAEAELQANPFYDRYRDKIQQLRRSDPAAFESRLEKRSEFRKQPVGHSRQGDFIKCVEQKTNALGKQSVNRGFTKDKTLSSIFNIEMVKEKTAEEIKQIWQQYFAAKDTVYAVIPAEKFDLIWNRAQSCPTFLCALPRREGYEFFVGQWTGTEIHFTALINIQTRGEAAASQLILYHYPELKEEKGIVLMTAEMDSTFLNVAEAQCIANQVQLFYATDRKETYGLEETFNLRPNEFKYMSIIAELEQSGLGAELKCAQNQNKT, from the coding sequence ATGGCTGCTGTGGTGGTGGCGGCTGCGGGTGGCGCGGGACCGGCGGTCCTGCAGGTGGCCGGTCTCTACCGGGGCCTGTGCGCGGTGCGCAGCCGCGCCCTGGGCCTGGGGCTCGTGTCACCCGCGCAGCTGCGCGTCTTCCCAGTGCGCCCCAGCTCGGGCCGGCCCGAGGGGGGCGCCGACGGCAGCGGGGTCGGGGCCGAGGCCGAGCTCCAGGCCAACCCTTTCTACGACCGCTACCGCGACAAGATCCAGCAGCTGCGCAGGTCAGACCCAGCTGCTTTTGAGTCCCGCCTGGAGAAACGCAGTGAATTTCGGAAGCAGCCAGTGGGGCATTCCAGGCAAGGTGATTTTATCAAATGTGTGGAACAGAAGACAAATGCCTTGGGGAAACAGTCTGTGAACAGAGGATTCACTAAGGACAAGACTCTCAGTTCAATCTTTAACATTGAGatggtaaaagaaaaaactgcagaagaaataaaacagatttgGCAGCAATATTTTGCAGCAAAAGATACAGTCTACGCAGTTATTCCTGCAGAAAAGTTTGATTTGATCTGGAACCGGGCTCAGTCCTGTCCAACATTTCTATGTGCTCTGCCAAGAAGGGAAGGTTATGAGTTTTTTGTAGGACAATGGACAGGTACTGAAATCCACTTCACTGCACTTATAAATATTCAGACCCGAGGGGAAGCTGCAGCCAGCCAGCTGATTTTATATCACTATCCTGAACTTAAGGAAGAAAAGGGCATAGTGCTGATGACTGCAGAAATGGATTCCACATTTCTGAATGTTGCTGAGGCACAGTGCATTGCCAACCAAGTTCAGCTCTTCTACGCTACTGATCGGAAAGAGACCTACGGGTTAGAGGAGACCTTTAACCTCAGACCAAATGAGTTCAAATATATGTCTATCATCGCTGAATTGGAGCAAAGCGGACTTGGAGCAGAACTGAAATGTGCCCAGAACCAAAATAAGACTTAG